The DNA segment GGTTCGGCACACTGGATGAACTCTTCGAGGCGATGACCCTGGTCCAGACCCAGAAGGTGACCTCCTTCCCGATCGTCCTGATCGGCACCGAATTCTGGACACCACTCTGGGACTGGGTCCGCGGCAGTCTGTTGGCGAACGGGATGATCTCCGCCAAGGATCTGGACCTGGTCCACCTGGTGGACGACCCGGCCGAAGCGGTCCGGTTGGTGCGCGCGGACACCGCCTCCCATGTCTCACCCTGACGGAGGCGCCGTCGCTGATCCTGGGTGGGTATCTTAGAACGGTGAGCATTTTCCTTGTCCTGGTCGCGGTAGCAGTTCTCGGCGCGGTGGCGTTTGCGTTGCTGGATGGGCGCCGCGCCGGTGGACAGGAGGCGACGCCCGCCGCCAGCTTCGCAGGGCTGGTTGAACCCACCCCATCACTACCTGCGGTGCTGTTGCCCGACGAACCGGACGCCGCCGACGTGGGAGCGGTCCGGTTCGCGCCAGCCCTGCGCGGATACCGGATGGACCAGGTCGACGAGGTCCTCGATCGGCTGGCGACAGCGCTGGAGGAGCGCGACGCGACGATTGCCGAGCTTCGCCAGGCACGCCAGGACTACCCGTGAGCGCCGGTGTCCGTGGCGAGGACGGCCTGATTCGCTGTGCCTGGGCGGATTCAACCGCGGACTACCGCAGGTACCACGACGAGGAATGGGGCCGGTCCGTCGCCGGTGAGGCGGCACTTTTCGAACGGCTCAGCCTTGAAGCTTTCCAGTCGGGTCTGAGCTGGCTCACGATCCTGCGCAAACGGGACGCCTTCCGGGCCGCGTTCAGCGCGTTCCAGCCGTCAGCGGTGGCTGATTTCGACGACGACGACGTCGAGCGCCTACTGCAGGACCAGGCGATCGTCCGCAACCGGGCCAAGATCCTCGCCACCATCGCCAACGCCCGCGCACTCCAGCAACTCCCGCCGGGGGAGTCCCTGGGCATACTGCTGGAACAACACCGTCCGGCGCCCCGGCCGGCACCGGCCACTCTGGCCGATGTTCCTGCGGTGGTCCCGGAATCGGTGGCTTTGGCCAAGGCCTTGAAGGCCCGCGGGTTCCGGTTTGTCGGGCCCACCACCGGGTATGCGATGCTTCAGGCCACGGGGTACGTGAACGACCATCTGCGCCACTGCTGGGTGCGGGGTTCGATGTGACCCACGACGCACCGCGATTCGCCCACTCAGCCCACGTGTTGGATAATGAACAAGGATCATTGCGCGGGGGCCAGCATGCCGCTGTGTACGTGAAGTTAATTTTCGTTGACGGGCGGCCGGGGATCCCGGGCGCGCACTTGTGAAGGGATACTCCTTATGGCTGCGATGAAACCGCGGACCGGCGATGGGCCGATGGAAGTCACCAAAGAGGGACGCAGCCTGATTATGCGGGTCCCGATCGACGGCGGCGGGCGGCTCGTTGTCGAGCTCAACGCGGAAGAAGCGGGCAAGCTCAAGGACTGTCTCCTCACCGTCACCGAGTAGTCAGCGCTCCGTCATCACGATGACGGACCAATCTTGTCGCGGTGAATCAGCTGGTTGGCATCTTGACGGCGAGCAACAGCCCATGGCCGGTCGGAAGCAGCGCTGTGACCAATTGGTCGTGATCGCGAATGGTGCGGCCCACCTGGCGCGTGACGTTCGTCGATTCGTCCCTGATGGCGGGGTCCGCTACCCGGTCCTGATCCAGCGCATCGTTGAGCATCAGCATGCCGCCGGGCTTGAGCAGGCGAATGGCCTGGTTCACGTAGAGCGGGAGACCTGCCTTGTCAGCGTCGATGAAGACCAGGTCATACGCGGCGTCGGTCAGGCGTGGCAGCACGTCGGCTGCCCGGCCCGAGATGGTACGGGTCCGGTTGCCCGGCACGCCTGCTTCGGCGTACGCTTCCCGGGCTGCCCTCAAATGGGCGACGTCGGAATCAATCGTGGTCAGGACCGCCTGTGGCCCCAGTCCTCGGAGGATACAAACTCCCGAAACGCCGGCTCCCGCGCCGATTTCAACGACAGTCTGCGCCTTCGACGTTGCGGCCAGGACGGTCAGAGCCGCGGCAACACCGGTGCTGACCGGGGTGACCCCGAGTTCGTAGGACCGGTCGCGGGCCCGCAGGAGCACGTCGTCCTCATCGGGGAGTCCCTCGGTGTAGGACCAGCTGCTCTGTTTGTCCGCGCTCATATGTATACCGCTGTCTTCTCGCTCAGGTTGTGTGCACTTCGACGTCCAGCCGCTGGGTGTCCCTGCAGTCGGCGAAAGTTTTCCTTACCAGCGTACTGGGTGCCGGCCCGTGGCCCTATTGGCCGCAGGCCGCGCAGTGCGTGCTGATTCATGACCGCGAGGGCCAAGGGGCTGCCGGGTTGATTTTTCAGCGATTTCCCAGCTTGATAGGGCAATATTCAAGTCCGGGCATCCGGTTCTTCATCGGCCGCGAATACCCTGATGAGACGGCAGCAGCCGTCCCACACTGGGAGGAGAGGTTGATGTCCACTTCGCAAACAACGGTGGCCGATTCGACTGCTGCCGATGGAACCCCCGAGACGGAACCTGTTTGGGTGGCGCCGTCCTGGGAAGAGGTAGTGACTGTCCATTCGCCAAAGGTTTACCGTCTTGCCTACCGGCTGACGGGCAACAAGTTCGACGCCGAGGATCTCACGCAGGAAGTGTTTGTCCGGGTCTTCCGGTCGCTCGCCAATTTCAAGCCGGGCACGCTCGACGGCTGGCTCCACCGCATCACCACGAACCTGTTCCTCGACCAGGCGCGACGCAAGAGCAGGATCAGGTTCGACGGGCTCACCGAAGAGGCCGAAAGCAGACTTCCGAGCTCTCACCCCGGCCCCGAACGAACCTTCGAGTTCAACAACCTGGACATTGACGTGCAGGCCGCCCTGGAGGAGCTTCCCCCCGATTTCCGCGCCGCGGTGGTCCTCTGCGACCTTGAGGGACTGGCATACAACGAGGTTGCGGAGGCGCTCGGCGTCAAGCTCGGAACGGTTCGCTCCCGGATTCACCGCGGCCGCACGATGCTGCGGGAGAAACTCGCCCACCGGGATCCGTCGCTCACCGCGGCGAAGGGTCCGCGGATGCAGATGCCCCGGATTGCAGGTGCCCGTTAGCGGCTATGCGACATCCGAAGCGACATCTAGCTGACTTCGTCGACGGGGAGTTGCCCTCCGGCCGCCGTCGGGCGGTCGAGAACCACCTTGCTCGCTGTGGTTCCTGCCGGGAGATCGTGCAGGGACATCGTGGTGTCCGGAACCGGCTACAGAATTCCGAGATCCCGCGACCCGACGCCGACCTGGTGGGCCGGATCATGGCCACAGCCCACCACGAACCGGCCAACGCGCCCGTGGACCTGACCGACGACGTCGGGCACCACGGTGAGCAGGCCCGCAGGATGAGCGGGTTCGCGTCGCGTCACCGCACACCGATGGCCGTCGCGGGCGGCCTCGTCGTTGTGGCATTGGCAACCCTGACGGGTGCCTATGTACTGGGTGCTGAATCGGAGGACGACATCCTCGCCGACACGGGCCGAAATGGCGCGCTGATGGCGGGCTGGGAGTCGGTGGCCGCCGAATCACCTTCGGTGCTGAATGCCAGCGAACTCGAAGAGCTGAGGGGCGGCGGTTGGTATTGCCCGGACCTGGAGCGGATGGGGTTCACGGTCTCCAGCGCAGAAGCGATCACCGTCGCCGGTCGCCCGGCGCTGATGATGGTGCTCGAGGACGGGGCCAATTCGGTCACCATCTACGAGCAACGGAAGCTGGGTAGTGGTCGGCAGCCTGAGGCGTCGCCGCCCATCAATGCCGTCACCGGGAACTCGGTGACTGCGGACGGCTTCGAACGCATCGGCGGGATGCAGCGCCAGCTGTGGGTGCACCCCGGCCACTCCTGGCAGGTGGTGCTCGACTCCCGCTCCGTGACCTACACGGTGATTTCCAGCCTGCCAGCTGCCGAGATGCCCGCGGCCGTCAACCAGCTGGTGCTGGCCGAACACTCGCAGCTCGCCCCCACCACGCCGACCCCCCACGATCCGCTCAGCCGGATCCTTCGCGGCCTCAATAAGTTGGCGCAGCCATCCTCGGGGCAGTGAGCCAAGTAGCTCCTGCCGCCGCAGAAAGGTAGTCTTCATCAGTGTTTGGAATCAACGGGCTCGAGTTTCTGCTGCTGGCGGTGATCGCCGTCATGGTGCTCGGACCCGAACGCCTCCCCGAGTATGCCGGTCAGCTGGGGCGGCTGGTCAAGGACCTTCGACGGATGGCCACCGGCGCCCGTGAACAGCTCCGGGACGAGGTGGGTCCGGAACTCGACGAAGTGGACTGGCGGAAGCTCGACCCCCGCCAGTACGACCCTCGCCGGATCATCAAGGAAGCCCTGCTCGACGACGTGCAGGAGGCTTTCAAGCCGGTCAGCGGCGGCGCACCCGGCAGCATCAAGGGGTCAGGTGGCGCAGCATCGGGCGCCGCCGGGTTGGCCTCGGGTGGGGCGGTTCCTCCGGTCGAGTCGGGACCACGTGCCCGCCCGATGCCGTCGGTAGCCAGCTCCCCACATCTTTCGGTCGGCGAGCGAGCACCGTTCGATCTGGAAGCGACCTAGGCCACCTGCTCTGACCGCGCTGCTCGTCATTGACCTCGGTGGTCAATACGCCTAGGTGGGAGTGACCTTCAGCCGCAGGTCGCCGAGCCCACGTGGACGGCGCGCAAGGGCCCCCGCGATGTCGCGGAGTTCCCGTGCGGCGGCCGAGTCGCTGGCGCCGGCGACGATGGGTTGGCCGCTGTCGCCGCCCTCCCGCAGCGCAACCTCGAGTGGGACACTGCCCAGCAACGGTACCGGGTATCCCATCGCATCGGTGAGGCGCCCCGCGAGGGCCGCTCCTCCACCCCGGCCGAAGAGTTCCATCCGTTCCCCGCCGGGAAGCTCAAGCCAGGACATGTTCTCGATGACTCCCGAGACTTTCTGCCCGGTCTGGGCGGCGATGGTGCCCGCCCGCTCGGCCACGTCAGCTGCGGCCGTCTGCGGCGTGGTGACCACCAGCAGCTCGGATGAGGGGAGGAGCTGTGCGACCGAGATCGCGATGTCTCCCGTGCCGGGAGGCAGGTCCAGGAAAAGGACATCCAGGTCACCAAAATGCACGTCGCCAAGGAACTGTTCCAGTGCCCGGTGCAGCATCGGTCCTCGCCATGCGACCGGCTGGTTGCCGGTGATGAACATGCCGATGGAGATGACCTTGACGTCCATTGCCACGGGGGGCAGGATCATCTCATCAACCCGGGTGGGCGCCTGGGTGATCCCCATCAGTGACGGCACGGAGAAGCCGTACACATCGGCGTCGACAATCCCTACGCGCAGCCCCTGCGCGGCCATCGCCACCGCAAGGTTCACTGTGACACTGGATTTACCGACGCCGCCTTTTCCGCTGGCCACCGCATAGATCCGGGTAAGGGACCCGGGGTCGTTGAAGGGGATACCCAACCGGTCGCCGGGCCCTTTGAGCTGTTCCTTGAGCCGGTCCCGCTGCTCCTGGGTCATCACCCCTAGCCGGACCTCCACTGCCGAAACGCCCGGCAAGCCGCCAACCGCTGCCTCAACATCCCGGGTAATCGTGCCCCGAAGCGGACAGCCCGCAATGGTGAGCAGAATGTCGACGGTGACCACGCCGTCGTCGAACGCGGTGCCAGCCACCATGCCGAGCTCCGTGATGGGTTTGCGAAGTTCAGGATCGATCACGGTCCCCAAGGCCGCGTCAATTTCCTCCAGCGTTGTAGCTGACGTTTCCGTCACGTCCGGTCTGTCCGGTTGGGTTGGAGTTTTGGCAGGGACGCTGTTTGCTCGCCGCTCCGGCGCCGGGCCTTTTTATGCAGTGCGGTGTCCTTGTCCTCGGTGTCGAGGATCTCCTCGAGCACTGAGCGGAGCTCCGACCTGACGTAGTCGCGGGTGGCAACCTCACGGATGGCGATGCGGAGTTCCGCGATCTCGCGGGTCAGGTACTCGGTGTCGGACAGGTTGCGTTCGGCACGCTGACGGTCCTGGCGGAGTGACACCCGGTCGCGGTCGTCCTGCCTGTTCTGGGCCAACAGGAGCAGGGGAGCGGCGTAGGACGCCTGCAGGGACAGCATCAGGGTCAGCAGGGTGAAACCGATCGCGGCGCTGTCGAAACGCAGCCCGCCGGGTGCCCACGAGTTCCAGGCAAGCCAGAGAGCAACGAAAACGGTCATGTAGAACAGGAACTGGGGGGTCCCCATGAACCGGGCAAAGTTTTCGGTGGCGCTGCCGAACCGGTCAGGGTTGGGGCGCAGGCGGGGGAGCCAGCGGGTCCTGCTCTCACGGGGGGTGTCGAGCCCCGTCGCAGTGGTTTTAATTCGCTCAGCCATTTGTTGCTCCCTTTGTCACTCCGGGATAGTCGTTTGCGGCCCGCCAGTCGTCGGGCAGCAGGTGGTCCAGCACGTCGTCGACCGTTACCGCACCGACCAGCCGGCCCTCCTTGTTGACCACGGGAAGGGAGTTCAGGTTGTAGGTGGCAAGGATGCGCGCCACTTCACTGATGTTGGCCTGGTCGCCAACGGGTTCCAGATCGGTATCCACGATGTTGCCCAACTGCTCGGGCGGTGGGAACCGCAACAGCTGCTGGATGTGGACAACGCCCAGGTACCGTCCGGTCGGGGTCTCCAGGGGTGGCCGGCAGACGAAGATCGACGACGCCAGGGCGGGAGTAAGCTCCTCGCGGCGGACATGAGCCAGTGCTTCCGCCACCGTCGCTTCGGGCGGGAGGATGACCGGCACCGTCGTCATCATGGAGCCCGCAGTGTCCTCCTCATACTGAAGCAGCCGCCGGACATCCTCGGCGTCCTCGGGCTCCATCAGCGCCAGCAGATCTTCCTTCTGCGCC comes from the Arthrobacter sp. CAN_C5 genome and includes:
- a CDS encoding DivIVA domain-containing protein, giving the protein MSIFLVLVAVAVLGAVAFALLDGRRAGGQEATPAASFAGLVEPTPSLPAVLLPDEPDAADVGAVRFAPALRGYRMDQVDEVLDRLATALEERDATIAELRQARQDYP
- a CDS encoding DUF1003 domain-containing protein, whose translation is MAERIKTTATGLDTPRESRTRWLPRLRPNPDRFGSATENFARFMGTPQFLFYMTVFVALWLAWNSWAPGGLRFDSAAIGFTLLTLMLSLQASYAAPLLLLAQNRQDDRDRVSLRQDRQRAERNLSDTEYLTREIAELRIAIREVATRDYVRSELRSVLEEILDTEDKDTALHKKARRRSGEQTASLPKLQPNRTDRT
- a CDS encoding DNA-3-methyladenine glycosylase I; this encodes MSAGVRGEDGLIRCAWADSTADYRRYHDEEWGRSVAGEAALFERLSLEAFQSGLSWLTILRKRDAFRAAFSAFQPSAVADFDDDDVERLLQDQAIVRNRAKILATIANARALQQLPPGESLGILLEQHRPAPRPAPATLADVPAVVPESVALAKALKARGFRFVGPTTGYAMLQATGYVNDHLRHCWVRGSM
- the sigE gene encoding RNA polymerase sigma factor SigE produces the protein MSTSQTTVADSTAADGTPETEPVWVAPSWEEVVTVHSPKVYRLAYRLTGNKFDAEDLTQEVFVRVFRSLANFKPGTLDGWLHRITTNLFLDQARRKSRIRFDGLTEEAESRLPSSHPGPERTFEFNNLDIDVQAALEELPPDFRAAVVLCDLEGLAYNEVAEALGVKLGTVRSRIHRGRTMLREKLAHRDPSLTAAKGPRMQMPRIAGAR
- a CDS encoding anti-sigma factor, producing MRHPKRHLADFVDGELPSGRRRAVENHLARCGSCREIVQGHRGVRNRLQNSEIPRPDADLVGRIMATAHHEPANAPVDLTDDVGHHGEQARRMSGFASRHRTPMAVAGGLVVVALATLTGAYVLGAESEDDILADTGRNGALMAGWESVAAESPSVLNASELEELRGGGWYCPDLERMGFTVSSAEAITVAGRPALMMVLEDGANSVTIYEQRKLGSGRQPEASPPINAVTGNSVTADGFERIGGMQRQLWVHPGHSWQVVLDSRSVTYTVISSLPAAEMPAAVNQLVLAEHSQLAPTTPTPHDPLSRILRGLNKLAQPSSGQ
- a CDS encoding twin-arginine translocase TatA/TatE family subunit — translated: MFGINGLEFLLLAVIAVMVLGPERLPEYAGQLGRLVKDLRRMATGAREQLRDEVGPELDEVDWRKLDPRQYDPRRIIKEALLDDVQEAFKPVSGGAPGSIKGSGGAASGAAGLASGGAVPPVESGPRARPMPSVASSPHLSVGERAPFDLEAT
- a CDS encoding DUF3117 domain-containing protein, translated to MAAMKPRTGDGPMEVTKEGRSLIMRVPIDGGGRLVVELNAEEAGKLKDCLLTVTE
- a CDS encoding Mrp/NBP35 family ATP-binding protein; translated protein: MTETSATTLEEIDAALGTVIDPELRKPITELGMVAGTAFDDGVVTVDILLTIAGCPLRGTITRDVEAAVGGLPGVSAVEVRLGVMTQEQRDRLKEQLKGPGDRLGIPFNDPGSLTRIYAVASGKGGVGKSSVTVNLAVAMAAQGLRVGIVDADVYGFSVPSLMGITQAPTRVDEMILPPVAMDVKVISIGMFITGNQPVAWRGPMLHRALEQFLGDVHFGDLDVLFLDLPPGTGDIAISVAQLLPSSELLVVTTPQTAAADVAERAGTIAAQTGQKVSGVIENMSWLELPGGERMELFGRGGGAALAGRLTDAMGYPVPLLGSVPLEVALREGGDSGQPIVAGASDSAAARELRDIAGALARRPRGLGDLRLKVTPT
- a CDS encoding O-methyltransferase, with amino-acid sequence MSADKQSSWSYTEGLPDEDDVLLRARDRSYELGVTPVSTGVAAALTVLAATSKAQTVVEIGAGAGVSGVCILRGLGPQAVLTTIDSDVAHLRAAREAYAEAGVPGNRTRTISGRAADVLPRLTDAAYDLVFIDADKAGLPLYVNQAIRLLKPGGMLMLNDALDQDRVADPAIRDESTNVTRQVGRTIRDHDQLVTALLPTGHGLLLAVKMPTS